The nucleotide sequence TGGCGGGCTTCCATGCGCTTCATGAACAGGTCGGGAATCCAGTTGGCCGTGTTCATGTCGTGGGTGCGACGGCGGTCGTCACCGGTGTTTTTGCGGAGCTCGAGGAACTCGTAGATGTCGTTGTGCCACGATTCGAGGTAGGCGCAGCCGGAGCCCTTGCGCTTGCCGCCCTGGTTGACGGCGACGAGTTGGTCGTTGTGGAGCTTAAGGAACGGGATGACGCCTTGGGACTCGCCGTTGGTGCCGCCGATGTGGGCGCCAGTGCCGCGCACGGCGGACCAGGAGCCGCCGAGGCCGCCGGCCCACTTGGAGAGCTGGGCGTTCTCGGCGATGCCACGATACATGATGCCTTCGAGGGAGTCGTCGACGTAGTAGAGGTAGCAGGACGAGAGCTGGGAGTGGAGCGTGCCGGCGTTGAAGAGGGTCGGCGTGGAGCTGCAGAAGCGGCGGCTCTTGTAGAGATTGTAGAGCGAGAGCACGCGAGCTTCGCGGTCGCCTTCTTCACCGAGGAAGAGACCCATGGAGACACGCATCCAGAAGAGCTGCGGGGTCTCGAGACGACGGGCGGGCTTTACCGTCTTATCGATGATGAGGTAGCGATCGTAAAGGGTCTGGATGCCGAGGAAGTCGAAATCGAGGTCGGCGGACGGGTCGATGGCGTCGGCGAGACGGTCGAGGTCGTAGTCGAGGAGCTTGGGGTTGATGCGCTTGATCTCGGCACCGTGGGCGAGGTGTTTGCGGAGGGCTTCCTTGTGGATCTCTTTGAGCTTGCCGATGCCGTCGGTGACGATGTCCCAACCGAGGACTTCCTGGTAGATGTAAGTGAGTTGGATGCGGCCAGCGAATTTGGAGAAATCGGCGTCCTTCTCGATGAGGGTCTTCGAGTTGAGGATGATGGTCGAATCGAGGTCCTTTTGGCTGATCTCGTCGAAGACGGAGCGGAGGAGCTCGACCTCGATCTCTTCGGGCGAGATGCAGAGGGTGAGGCCGATGGAGGCGAACTCGATGCGCTTTTTGAGGTCGGCGCGGTCCCAGAGCTTGTTGGTGCCGTCGAGCTGTTTGACCATGATCATGGCGGGCTGCGCGGAGGCGGCGACGGAGCGGAGGGCGGCATCATCGCCCTCGTCGTTGTCGTTGGTGGTGTCGCGGTGGTCGTTGCGAAGGGCGCGGTAGAGGATGTAGGCCTCGGCGACTTTGAAGTGGCCGGATTTCATGAGCTCCTCCTGCACGATGTCCTGGATCTCCTCGATGTGGACAAAGGACTGTTTGGAGCCGAGCACGCGGGCGGTGACGGCCTCGGTCACGCCGATGGCGGCGGTGGAATCCTGCTGGAGGGAGAGGAAGGACTTGCGGACGGCGATCTCGACCTTTTGGGCGATGTAGGGAACGACGTGATTGGAGCGGCGGATGACACGCACGCCGGCGGTGGCGTGTTTGGAGCCGCCGACGAGTTTACGGGAGCGGTTGAGGAGGAGGCTCTTGGCGACGTCGTAGGCGTTGTTGTCGACGAGGGTTTTCTCGATGAGCTCGTAGAGTTCGTTGAGGGAAACTTTGAGGGGCGACTGCTTGCGGGCCTGCTCGGCGAGCGTCGCGGCAACCTCTTTCACGATGGTGCCGACGAAGGCGCGGGACTCGGGCGTGAAGATGTTGCCCTTTTCGCCGCGCGCCATGTGGACGTTGGTGACGGCGTTGCCGAGGGTCTCGGCGATCTCGGCGAGGTCGAAGGTGGTTTCACCCTGCGGGGCGAGAAGCTTGATGGTGGGCAGCAGGGCGGCGTCGGAAGGGACGCACTCGCGCCAGGCAAAGTTGGGACGTTCGCCGAAGGGCGTGTGGGTGGCGGCTTTGAGGGCGAGGTCGTGGGCGAGCGAAGGATTCATCGGTGGTGGCGAGCGGTAGTTGTGTTAATTGAAAAAAAGGAAAACGAGCGGACGGCGGTGGGGCGGTGGCGGAAACGGGTGCGAGCGAACGGGCGGGCGATGCGGAAATGACGAAGCGATCAAACGCCAAAAACGCCGAAGCGGCGCCATGGAGAGCGATCACCATTCAAATCGAGCGACGGACAGAAGGAACGAAGCTGAGCTGGGGGTAGTTGAAGGTTGCGTGGTTGGGCGGGTGACGGCTTTGACGGGGGGTTGCCGGGCCAAGGGGTAACGTTGGCCGGGCGGTCGAAGTCGCGTGTTTCGGATTAGGAAAATCGGTGGGTTTAGAGATCGTCGTCGTCGGTCGCTTCGAGTGCGGACGACTTCTGGTATTCGGTGACGCGACCTTCGAAGAAGTTCTGCTCCTTCTTGATGTCCATCATCTCGGCGAGCCACGGCAGCGGGTTTTTGATACCGGGGTTGAGCGGGGTGAGTCCGCAACCTTCGAGGCGGCGGTCCGCGATGTAATCGATGTAGGTGAGGAAGTCTTCCAACACGAGGCCGACGGCGTTGACCGGGAGGCAGTCGCGGATGAACTCCTTTTCGAGCGAAACGGCTTCGCGCATGGTGTCGCGCAACTCTTCCTTGAACTCGGCGTTCCAGATGTCGCGGTTTTCCTCGACGAGGTCCATGAACAGATTGCGGAACACCTCGATGTGGTTGGACTCGTCGCGCAGGGTGTAGCGGAACATCTGGCCGATGCCGGGGAACTTGTTCTGGCGGTAGAGCGAGAGCAGCATGCCGAAGAGGCCATAGAACTGCGTGCCCTCCATGCACTGGCCGAACATGAACATGTTTTTGGCCAGCAACTTCTTGTTGACCGGATCGGTCATATCGAGGTCGCGGCGCAGGTCCTTGGAAATGCGGGTCACGAACTCGTTCTTTTTCACGATGGTCTCGACGTCCTCGAACATGGCCTCGCACTCGTGCGGGTTGATGCCGAGAGATGAGATCATGTAGAGGAGCGAATCGGCGTGAATGTTCTCCTCGTGGGCGTGGCGGCCGAGCACGAGTTTGAGCTCCGGGGCGGTCACCAGTTCGCGCACCACGTGCTGCACATTGTCACCCACGATGCCCTCGGCGGCGGAAAAGTAACCGATGCCCATGCGAATGATCCAACGCTCCTGATCGGAAACGACCGTCTCGTCACGCCACTGCTCGATATCCTTGCCCATGGGGATATCCTCGGGCTCCCAGTGGTTCGCCTTCATCGTCCGATAGATATCGTAAGCCCACTGATACTTGAGCGGCAGCAGGTTGAAGGTCATGGTTTCGCGACCATTGATGACCTTTTTCGCCGCAAAAGCGGCTTCAGCTTTGGCTTGATCGAGGACGAAGGTTTTGGAACCGACTTGGAAGGTTTTCTGCATGGCTGGAGACGAGGGCGCGTGAAGTTATAAAATGAGAGAGGAGCAGGGGCGGAGGATGGCGGAGAAACGAGTGGTTTTCAGGGTCGTGCGACTTCACGCGAACAAAAGTTATCAAGAGTTGTTCGCATGTTGCTGACCACAAGGGGTTGTGGTTGCCCGCCGGAAAGGCCACAACCTATGGGTGTAACCAAAATTTCCGTCAACAGGTTTGTCCCGGAAAAAAGATCTTTTTTCGCCAGATTTTGCTTGAACGGGCGGAGCCACAAACACCTCGCGTGAATTACGTGTAAAACCGGGCGTATTCACTCTGTTGGCACCGGCGGACGCGGGCCCAAAAAAGGCGGCCGGGACGGCCGCCGTGGGGTCCAAAAACCGGATACGATTTCGCGTCTGGCGCCCTACTCTCCCAGCACCCAGGAAAAGATCAGCGGAGCGACGATGGTAGCGTCACTTTCGACGATGAACTTCGGCGTCGACGAGGCCAGTTTGCCCCACGTGATTTTTTCGTTGGGCACGGCGCCGGAGTAGCTGCCGTAGCTCGTGGTCGAGTCGCTGATCTGGCAGAAGTAGCCCCACAACGGCACCTCGGAACGTTCCAGGTCCTGATGCAGCATGGGCACGACACAGATCGGAAAATCGCCGGCGATACCGCCGCCGATCTGAAAGAAGCCGATCGACCCTTCGCCATTTTTGAGGGTTTTGGCCGTCTTCGTGTAATATTCGGCCAGATACGTCATGTATTCGATGCCGGTGCGCACGGTGTGCACGTTTTTGACGTCACCGCGGATGACGGCGGCGGCGAACATGTTGCCCAACGTCGCATCTTCCCAGCCCGGCACAATGATCGGGAGATTCTTTTCCGCGGCGGCCAACAGCCACGAGTTCTTCGGATCGATTTGGTAGCTTTTCTCCAACACTCCCGAACGCAGGAGCTTATACATGAACTCGTGCGGGAAATAGCGTTCGCCGGCGGCGTCGGCCTTGGTCCACTCGGCCAGCACGGCCTTTTCGATGCGCCGCATGGCTTCCATCTCCGGGATGCAGGTGTCGGTCACGCGATTCATGTGGCGATCGAGCAGCTTTTGCTCGTCGTCGGCCGTGAGGTCACGGTAGCCCGGCACGCGCTCGTAGTAATCGTGGGCCACGAGATTAAACACATCCTCTTCCAGATTGGCCCCGGTGCAAACGATGCCGTGCACCTTGCCGCGACGGATCATCTCGGCGAGCGAGATACCCAATTCGGCGGTGGACATGGCGCCGGCGAGCGTGACGAACATCTTGCCGCCAACCTTGAGATGGTCCTCGTAACCCTTCGCGGCATCGAGCAGGGCGGCCGAGTTGAAGTGACGGTAGTGGCGAGCCAAATACTTCGAAATCGGTCCCTTGCGGGTGGCTCGCTTGGCGTTGAGATCTTCAGGACGCTGCTTTTGGCGTTTGGCTTTCATATGTGCGGGTCAACCTAGACCGCGCTCGCCCGCACAGAAGCACAAAAAGCAGGAATTCGATGAACCACAGCGGGGGCCGGTATTGCCACCGGGTCCGCGACCTGCCTGATGGCGCGCTACCGCGCACCGCGCGCGCCACGCCTTCGCCATGTTCGCCTCCATTCTTACGACCATCTTTTTCTCCTTTTCGGCCATCCTGGCGAATCGGTCGATCGCAGCGGTGGGTTCAACTCGGGCCAATCTGGGCCGGCTGGTGGTGGCCTTCGTGTGCTTGGGCGCGATGGCGCATGGATTCGGCGGCGGCATGGGCGGAGCGGGGCGCAATGGTTTCCTGCTCAGCGGCGTGATCGGCATGGGCTTGGGCGACTTGGCCCTGTTCGCCGCCCTGCCTCGCCTCGGTTCCCGCCTCACCGTGCTCATGTGCCAATGCGTGGCCGTCCCGATCGCCATGCAGGCCGAGTGGATGTGGATGGATACGCGTCTCGCCCCTCTGCAGATGGCCTGGGCGGCGGTGATTTTGATCGGTGTGACGGTCGCACTGATGCCCTCACCTCGCCATCCGCCCAAGGTGCCCATTACGCGAGTTGGCTTCTTATGCGGTTTCCTCGCCGCAGCGGGCCAGGGTCTCGGCGCCGTGCTGAGCCGACACGCGTATCAGGTTTCGGCCGCGGCCGGGCTGGAGGTGGATGGCATCACCGCCGCCTATCAACGCATCACCGGCGGTTTGCTCATCACCGGCGGCTTTTTCCTCGTGCGTCATTTCCTGACGCGGGAAACGCCCCCCACGGGCAAGTGTAACCATAATGGTTACACTTGGCGCGGAGCGGCCTTCGTGGTCGGCAACGGACTCTGCGGACCCGTGATCGGGGTGAGTTGCTATCAATGGGCGCTGGCGGGGACGCCTTCCGGGATCGTCCTACCGATTGTGGCCACCACGCCACTCGTTATCATCCCGCTTTCCTATTGGATCGAAGGAGATCGCCCCACGGCGCGATCGATGGTCGGCGGGCTCATTGCCGTGACCGGCGTCGTGGCGTTGACATTGGTGGGCTGAAACACTCGCAACCCACGACCACCATCCGGCGCTGTCTCGCGGTGCGGA is from Synoicihabitans lomoniglobus and encodes:
- a CDS encoding ribonucleoside-diphosphate reductase subunit alpha, producing MNPSLAHDLALKAATHTPFGERPNFAWRECVPSDAALLPTIKLLAPQGETTFDLAEIAETLGNAVTNVHMARGEKGNIFTPESRAFVGTIVKEVAATLAEQARKQSPLKVSLNELYELIEKTLVDNNAYDVAKSLLLNRSRKLVGGSKHATAGVRVIRRSNHVVPYIAQKVEIAVRKSFLSLQQDSTAAIGVTEAVTARVLGSKQSFVHIEEIQDIVQEELMKSGHFKVAEAYILYRALRNDHRDTTNDNDEGDDAALRSVAASAQPAMIMVKQLDGTNKLWDRADLKKRIEFASIGLTLCISPEEIEVELLRSVFDEISQKDLDSTIILNSKTLIEKDADFSKFAGRIQLTYIYQEVLGWDIVTDGIGKLKEIHKEALRKHLAHGAEIKRINPKLLDYDLDRLADAIDPSADLDFDFLGIQTLYDRYLIIDKTVKPARRLETPQLFWMRVSMGLFLGEEGDREARVLSLYNLYKSRRFCSSTPTLFNAGTLHSQLSSCYLYYVDDSLEGIMYRGIAENAQLSKWAGGLGGSWSAVRGTGAHIGGTNGESQGVIPFLKLHNDQLVAVNQGGKRKGSGCAYLESWHNDIYEFLELRKNTGDDRRRTHDMNTANWIPDLFMKRMEARQEWTLFRANEAKDLHDLYGKKFEEAYLRYEQMVEEGKIYGQKVQAIELWKKMLSMLFETGHPWITFKDACNIRSPQDHVGVVHSSNLCTEITLNTSNEETAVCNLGSVIIENHLTPDGAIDHVKLKETITTAIRALDNVIDINFYPTKAAETSNRRHRPIGMGVMGLANALYRKGVAFASEEAVDFNDEMMEAIAYYAYEASSDLAAERGTYSSYKGSKWDRGLLPPDTVDLLEQERGVPVEVPRGGKMDWTPLREKIAKHGMRNSNVLAIAPTATISNITGTSPCIEPGYKNLFVKSNLSGDFTVLNHYLVRDLKARGLWDQDMIDNLKYFDGELKDIDRIPEDIKVKYLTAFGIDHKWVVDAAARRQKWIDQSQSVNLWLATPDLKTLSHMYRHAWHTGLKTTYYLRTLGASNIEKATVSIKKEMRGETGKKTFTEAEKQACSIEAMRNGEECEACQ
- a CDS encoding ribonucleotide-diphosphate reductase subunit beta translates to MQKTFQVGSKTFVLDQAKAEAAFAAKKVINGRETMTFNLLPLKYQWAYDIYRTMKANHWEPEDIPMGKDIEQWRDETVVSDQERWIIRMGIGYFSAAEGIVGDNVQHVVRELVTAPELKLVLGRHAHEENIHADSLLYMISSLGINPHECEAMFEDVETIVKKNEFVTRISKDLRRDLDMTDPVNKKLLAKNMFMFGQCMEGTQFYGLFGMLLSLYRQNKFPGIGQMFRYTLRDESNHIEVFRNLFMDLVEENRDIWNAEFKEELRDTMREAVSLEKEFIRDCLPVNAVGLVLEDFLTYIDYIADRRLEGCGLTPLNPGIKNPLPWLAEMMDIKKEQNFFEGRVTEYQKSSALEATDDDDL
- a CDS encoding deoxyhypusine synthase family protein; the protein is MKAKRQKQRPEDLNAKRATRKGPISKYLARHYRHFNSAALLDAAKGYEDHLKVGGKMFVTLAGAMSTAELGISLAEMIRRGKVHGIVCTGANLEEDVFNLVAHDYYERVPGYRDLTADDEQKLLDRHMNRVTDTCIPEMEAMRRIEKAVLAEWTKADAAGERYFPHEFMYKLLRSGVLEKSYQIDPKNSWLLAAAEKNLPIIVPGWEDATLGNMFAAAVIRGDVKNVHTVRTGIEYMTYLAEYYTKTAKTLKNGEGSIGFFQIGGGIAGDFPICVVPMLHQDLERSEVPLWGYFCQISDSTTSYGSYSGAVPNEKITWGKLASSTPKFIVESDATIVAPLIFSWVLGE
- a CDS encoding DMT family transporter translates to MFASILTTIFFSFSAILANRSIAAVGSTRANLGRLVVAFVCLGAMAHGFGGGMGGAGRNGFLLSGVIGMGLGDLALFAALPRLGSRLTVLMCQCVAVPIAMQAEWMWMDTRLAPLQMAWAAVILIGVTVALMPSPRHPPKVPITRVGFLCGFLAAAGQGLGAVLSRHAYQVSAAAGLEVDGITAAYQRITGGLLITGGFFLVRHFLTRETPPTGKCNHNGYTWRGAAFVVGNGLCGPVIGVSCYQWALAGTPSGIVLPIVATTPLVIIPLSYWIEGDRPTARSMVGGLIAVTGVVALTLVG